Proteins from one Desulfonema limicola genomic window:
- a CDS encoding putative transposase, with the protein MQNNDVNQNAKLMQTIRDLDIRCAELVEVISDMPEKVAVKETMDEDKIVKLETERKILTDLIKMTAYRAETSLFDLLVPPVLARNEEEGRSFLKAVFQTPADIIPDEENKCLIVQFHTMANQRSNSALKALCEIINHEECLLPWNRSPPCF; encoded by the coding sequence ATTCAAAATAATGACGTTAATCAAAATGCAAAATTAATGCAGACGATCAGGGATCTGGATATTAGATGTGCTGAACTGGTAGAAGTTATAAGCGATATGCCTGAAAAGGTTGCTGTCAAAGAAACGATGGATGAAGATAAGATTGTCAAACTCGAAACAGAGAGAAAGATATTAACCGATCTTATAAAAATGACTGCTTATCGCGCAGAAACATCTCTTTTCGATCTCCTTGTTCCTCCTGTTCTTGCCCGGAATGAAGAAGAGGGGCGCTCTTTTCTTAAAGCTGTTTTCCAGACTCCAGCAGATATAATACCTGATGAAGAAAATAAATGCCTGATCGTACAGTTTCATACAATGGCAAACCAGAGATCAAATAGTGCCCTTAAAGCTTTATGTGAGATAATAAATCACGAAGAATGCCTTTTACCCTGGAACAGATCTCCGCCTTGTTTTTAA
- a CDS encoding putative transposase — protein MKALQHSLPFLPEEIQIISDKIGVVRNDSDIVFYNASGPIYMCKVDDKEGLRIAQGMFVDLKLARPKQIASALGVNASTVQRNKKKYQDGGVKAFAKAAVPERTPYKLDDEKCKEIQENIDKNLSIRSAAEEAGLSEGTIRNGLKRGDLKKENSENKPKSTSERSSQDQESESGIAVKRHSERFFARKGLLEEAKPRFEASEGVKYGGVLIALPVILSQGLLDIGKQVYKKLSNGFFGLQTIFLTLIFMSLLRIKTPEQLTRHSPGELGIVLGLDRAPEVKTLRRKIEELGNQGNAREFADLLARHWADENPDVLGFLYIDGHVRPYHGKNKLPKTHVAQKRLCMPATTDFWVNGTDAQPLFFVTTEANDTLLSTIENEILPEIKQLVEGDKRVTLVFDRAGWSPKTFKKWYDMGFDVMTYRKGSYEPWPEECFQEFEIKICNKKVKYNLGQRSVNMGLKNEDFWMREVRRLCDNGHQTSIITTKQDIDEIFVAVRMFSRWKQENFFRYMGIEFDFNHLCTYDVEPADLERLVPNPAIKEKKKSLKK, from the coding sequence ATGAAAGCTCTTCAGCATTCACTTCCATTTCTTCCAGAGGAAATTCAAATAATAAGTGATAAGATTGGTGTTGTTCGCAATGACAGCGATATTGTATTTTACAATGCTTCAGGTCCGATATATATGTGCAAGGTTGATGATAAAGAAGGGCTTCGTATTGCCCAAGGCATGTTTGTTGATCTTAAACTTGCACGTCCAAAACAAATAGCATCAGCGCTCGGAGTAAATGCAAGTACTGTACAGAGAAATAAAAAAAAGTATCAGGATGGCGGTGTTAAAGCTTTCGCTAAAGCTGCTGTGCCTGAACGAACACCGTACAAACTTGATGATGAGAAATGTAAAGAGATCCAGGAAAATATTGATAAAAATTTATCAATAAGATCAGCGGCAGAAGAGGCTGGATTAAGCGAAGGAACAATTAGAAACGGCTTGAAGAGAGGTGATCTTAAAAAAGAGAATTCTGAAAATAAACCAAAGAGTACATCAGAGCGTTCTTCCCAAGACCAGGAAAGTGAAAGTGGAATAGCAGTTAAACGCCACAGCGAAAGATTCTTTGCAAGAAAAGGTTTGCTGGAGGAAGCAAAACCCCGTTTTGAGGCATCTGAAGGGGTTAAATACGGCGGTGTTCTTATTGCTCTGCCGGTTATATTATCCCAGGGACTGCTGGATATCGGAAAACAGGTTTATAAAAAATTAAGCAACGGTTTTTTCGGTTTGCAGACCATATTTTTAACATTGATCTTCATGTCGCTTCTCAGGATAAAAACTCCTGAACAATTAACCAGACATTCGCCAGGGGAACTGGGAATTGTCCTGGGACTTGACCGCGCTCCTGAAGTAAAAACATTAAGGAGAAAAATAGAAGAACTGGGGAACCAGGGAAATGCAAGAGAATTTGCTGATTTGCTTGCCCGTCACTGGGCAGATGAAAATCCTGATGTATTGGGATTTCTTTATATAGACGGGCATGTGCGGCCTTATCACGGTAAAAATAAACTTCCAAAAACACATGTTGCACAAAAACGTCTTTGTATGCCTGCAACAACTGATTTCTGGGTAAATGGCACTGACGCGCAGCCTTTATTTTTCGTAACAACTGAAGCAAATGACACCCTGCTTTCAACCATTGAAAACGAGATTTTACCTGAAATCAAACAACTTGTTGAAGGTGATAAAAGGGTTACACTGGTTTTCGACCGTGCAGGCTGGAGTCCTAAAACCTTTAAAAAATGGTATGATATGGGGTTCGATGTAATGACATACCGCAAAGGCAGTTATGAACCCTGGCCTGAAGAATGTTTCCAGGAATTTGAAATTAAAATCTGTAATAAAAAAGTCAAATACAACCTTGGCCAGCGTTCTGTCAATATGGGGCTTAAAAATGAAGATTTCTGGATGCGTGAAGTCAGGAGACTTTGTGATAACGGACACCAGACTTCTATCATAACAACAAAACAGGATATTGATGAAATTTTTGTTGCAGTTCGAATGTTTTCCCGCTGGAAACAGGAAAATTTCTTCCGTTACATGGGAATAGAGTTCGATTTCAACCATCTTTGTACCTATGATGTTGAACCGGCTGATCTCGAACGTCTTGTTCCTAATCCAGCTATAAAAGAGAAGAAAAAGAGCTTGAAAAAATAA
- a CDS encoding XdhC family aldehyde oxidoreductase maturation factor, with protein sequence MSNDIYNKVCGQLEMGEELVLATVISQHGSTPRTAGTQMVITKDGKSHGTIGGGLLEARVTKMGKEAISGRYSRVVFFDLTHRDIAAMDMICGGSVEVFLDYLSPDTGTISLFNQLKLAREQGKTSLFLMIIQGSGEEIHQVDRCLAFADGSVTGSFTLSPSALDKVMEKGQSTPFMKIIRIEDALVVIQPTEKPKTLYLLGAGHVAQPTAHMAAMVGFRVVVMDDREEFANETRFPGAYQIIVPPDFDRALSNVEIDSDSYVVIVTRGHLHDRTVLIQALKTNAAYIGMIGSRRKRDALFNALLKQGFTQDDINRVFSPIGLDIKAETPEEIGVSIVSELILERAKKRK encoded by the coding sequence TTGAGTAACGATATATATAACAAGGTATGCGGACAGCTTGAAATGGGCGAGGAACTTGTCCTGGCCACGGTTATCAGCCAGCACGGCTCAACACCCCGCACAGCAGGTACCCAGATGGTAATCACAAAAGACGGAAAAAGCCACGGAACAATCGGGGGCGGACTTCTGGAGGCCAGGGTAACAAAGATGGGAAAAGAAGCCATATCCGGCAGGTACTCACGGGTTGTATTTTTTGATCTTACCCACAGGGATATTGCTGCAATGGACATGATCTGCGGCGGAAGCGTTGAGGTATTTCTTGACTATCTAAGTCCTGATACCGGTACTATTTCCCTTTTCAATCAATTGAAATTAGCGCGGGAACAGGGAAAAACCAGTCTGTTTCTCATGATAATCCAGGGAAGCGGGGAAGAAATCCATCAGGTTGACCGTTGCCTGGCCTTTGCTGACGGAAGTGTTACCGGCAGTTTTACCCTGTCTCCATCTGCTCTTGACAAGGTAATGGAAAAAGGACAGAGTACTCCCTTTATGAAGATAATCCGTATTGAAGATGCCCTGGTTGTAATTCAGCCCACGGAAAAACCCAAAACCCTTTACCTGCTGGGTGCAGGACATGTGGCCCAGCCAACAGCCCATATGGCTGCAATGGTCGGATTCCGGGTTGTGGTCATGGATGACCGTGAGGAATTTGCCAATGAAACACGGTTTCCAGGTGCATATCAGATCATTGTTCCGCCGGACTTTGACCGCGCTCTTTCAAATGTGGAAATAGACAGCGATTCATATGTTGTGATTGTTACCAGGGGGCATCTCCACGACCGGACAGTTTTAATCCAGGCCCTGAAAACCAATGCAGCTTATATTGGCATGATAGGAAGCCGCCGGAAAAGAGACGCTCTTTTCAATGCACTGCTCAAGCAGGGATTTACCCAGGATGATATAAACCGGGTTTTTTCTCCCATCGGCCTGGATATTAAAGCAGAAACACCGGAAGAGATAGGGGTCAGCATTGTCAGCGAACTGATTCTGGAACGGGCAAAGAAAAGGAAATGA
- a CDS encoding DNA adenine methylase has product MTKIAVPPIKCQGIKTKLVPWIKAIVPENFSGKWIEPFMGSGVVAFNIMPKKAILCDSNPHLIDFYNSIKFGKITYNLVSLFLKEEGEKLKNKGQDYYYEVRERFNANKEPLDFLFLNRSCFNGMIRFNKKGGFNVPFCRKPQRFEQAYITKIVNQVSYIQTLLNHHDFEFKCQDFEITVKNTSNTDIIYCDPPYIGRHVDYYNSWDEKHEIKLNELLKKTKSKFILSTWHSNDYRKNTYLSTVWNKFKILTREHFYHVGGYEKNRNPMLEALVTNYKAIYVEKTVQKEEQLTLFEKIVGLNAI; this is encoded by the coding sequence ATGACTAAGATAGCAGTCCCACCTATTAAGTGTCAAGGGATAAAGACAAAGCTTGTCCCTTGGATAAAGGCAATTGTACCTGAAAATTTTTCAGGTAAATGGATAGAACCGTTTATGGGATCTGGTGTTGTGGCTTTTAACATCATGCCTAAAAAAGCAATTCTATGCGATTCAAATCCTCATCTAATTGATTTTTATAATTCGATAAAATTTGGAAAAATTACATATAATCTTGTCAGTCTTTTCCTTAAAGAAGAAGGCGAGAAACTTAAAAATAAAGGACAAGATTATTATTATGAAGTAAGAGAAAGATTTAATGCAAATAAAGAACCATTAGATTTTCTTTTTCTAAATCGGTCTTGTTTTAACGGAATGATACGATTCAACAAAAAAGGTGGATTCAATGTCCCATTTTGTAGAAAGCCTCAGAGATTTGAACAGGCGTATATAACAAAAATTGTTAATCAAGTTTCATATATTCAGACCTTGCTGAATCACCATGATTTTGAGTTTAAATGTCAAGACTTTGAAATAACAGTTAAAAATACTTCTAATACTGATATTATTTATTGTGATCCTCCCTATATAGGACGACATGTTGATTATTATAATAGCTGGGATGAAAAACATGAAATAAAATTAAATGAACTTCTAAAAAAAACTAAAAGTAAGTTCATTTTATCAACTTGGCATAGTAATGACTACCGCAAAAACACATATTTAAGCACAGTGTGGAATAAATTCAAGATACTAACAAGAGAGCATTTTTATCATGTTGGAGGTTACGAAAAAAATCGAAATCCGATGTTAGAAGCATTAGTTACAAATTATAAAGCTATATATGTTGAAAAAACTGTTCAAAAGGAAGAACAATTAACACTCTTTGAAAAAATAGTAGGCTTGAATGCCATCTAA
- a CDS encoding histidine phosphatase family protein, with amino-acid sequence MNPSNQQNHKKIFLVRHGHIGEDGPKRFIGTTDLPLSQKGTCQAEKLRNMLSSISFSRTVSSPLKRSLDTARIIAGSNKVEPVSDLEEIHLGKWEGLTFDHVKAVYPEAFKQRGIDPAGYRPPGGESFKDLQQRVVPVFNRLVKETDGSLLVAGHAGVNRVILCHVLGMPLENLFRISQDYCSINIFEYNQKQFKVMAVNMNISLFKLNHSVETSTI; translated from the coding sequence ATGAATCCTTCAAATCAGCAAAATCATAAAAAAATATTTCTGGTGCGCCACGGCCATATTGGAGAAGACGGGCCAAAGCGCTTTATCGGCACAACCGACCTGCCCCTTTCCCAAAAAGGGACTTGTCAGGCTGAAAAGCTGAGAAACATGCTTTCATCCATCAGCTTTTCACGGACTGTTTCAAGCCCCCTGAAACGCAGCCTTGATACTGCCCGGATTATTGCCGGCAGCAATAAAGTCGAGCCTGTTTCCGATCTTGAAGAAATTCATCTGGGAAAATGGGAAGGACTGACCTTTGACCATGTGAAGGCTGTATATCCTGAAGCCTTTAAGCAGCGTGGTATTGATCCGGCAGGTTACCGTCCGCCAGGAGGTGAATCCTTTAAAGATCTTCAACAAAGAGTGGTTCCGGTTTTTAACCGGCTTGTTAAAGAGACGGACGGCAGCCTGCTTGTAGCGGGCCATGCAGGAGTGAACCGGGTTATACTGTGCCATGTGCTGGGTATGCCCCTGGAAAACCTGTTCCGAATCAGCCAGGATTATTGCTCAATAAACATTTTTGAATATAACCAAAAACAGTTTAAGGTCATGGCTGTCAATATGAATATTTCTCTTTTCAAATTGAATCATTCCGTTGAAACAAGCACGATTTAG
- a CDS encoding BrnT family toxin has product MKFEWNTEKEKINIKKRGITFEQASYVFADPFALSKYDDEHSEDEDKHLHINFVTYCRGSPLWLPSLQGQAQGPAPTDVMKFLMRYLPLSISHVL; this is encoded by the coding sequence ATGAAATTTGAGTGGAATACAGAGAAAGAGAAAATCAACATAAAGAAACGTGGAATAACATTTGAACAGGCTTCATATGTTTTTGCGGATCCCTTTGCTTTGAGCAAATACGATGATGAACACTCGGAAGATGAAGATAAGCACCTGCACATAAATTTTGTAACATATTGTAGGGGCAGCCCCCTGTGGCTGCCCTCGCTGCAAGGGCAGGCACAGGGGCCTGCCCCTACGGATGTTATGAAATTTTTGATGAGGTACTTACCTTTATCAATATCCCATGTATTATAA
- a CDS encoding DVU_1553 family AMP-dependent CoA ligase: protein MTNLNKTPLENWIKAKIGLNPENSLTEQALAAYQLEKLQETLAYVLKFSPFYRKLFSGLPKHPVSCLEDLAKLPMTRADDICKNPMQFLCVSQSHIARAVTLQTSGTTNAPKRLFFTDADLELTVDFFHHGMSGIVRPGQKVLILMPGDSPESVGDLLVKALARMDVQGIVHGIVHDPEKTVREIIRLKIDSLVGIPAQVLSLVRHPAKEMIEPGAVRSVLLSSDYVPNAIVSEIRRVWGAKVFQHYGMTETGLGGGVECSALSGYHLREADILYEIVSPETGKPVDRGQTGEVVFTTLTREGMPLVRYRTGDTASFITAPCPCNTILRRMAKVQGRMGNTVKIGGSLQISLMAMDEAVFAVPGVMNYAVEIRQARGIDYLKIIIHALPKDQAAALSEVRQVILDLPKIRAVTAQGLLRIDFHGQTPNNQPLNGAAKRQIIDHRKENKD from the coding sequence ATGACTAATTTAAACAAGACTCCGCTTGAAAACTGGATTAAAGCCAAAATCGGGCTGAATCCTGAAAATTCCCTGACAGAACAAGCCCTGGCAGCATATCAGCTTGAGAAACTGCAAGAAACCTTGGCTTATGTCCTCAAATTCAGCCCCTTTTACCGGAAACTGTTCTCCGGTCTTCCAAAGCATCCGGTTTCATGCCTTGAGGATCTGGCAAAACTGCCCATGACCAGAGCAGACGATATTTGCAAAAATCCCATGCAATTTCTGTGCGTATCCCAAAGCCATATTGCCAGGGCTGTTACCTTGCAGACATCAGGGACTACAAATGCACCCAAACGGCTTTTTTTTACCGATGCTGACCTGGAACTGACTGTTGATTTTTTTCATCACGGCATGTCCGGCATAGTAAGACCGGGGCAGAAAGTTCTTATCCTCATGCCCGGAGATTCACCTGAAAGTGTTGGAGATCTTCTTGTAAAGGCATTGGCAAGGATGGATGTCCAGGGGATTGTCCACGGCATTGTCCATGATCCTGAAAAAACCGTCAGGGAGATTATACGCTTAAAGATTGACAGCCTGGTTGGCATTCCGGCCCAGGTTCTGTCCCTGGTCCGCCATCCTGCAAAAGAAATGATTGAACCGGGAGCTGTACGCAGTGTTCTGCTGAGTTCCGATTATGTGCCAAATGCTATTGTGTCCGAAATCAGGCGCGTGTGGGGAGCAAAGGTGTTTCAGCATTACGGAATGACGGAAACAGGGCTTGGCGGAGGTGTTGAATGTTCGGCACTGTCCGGGTATCATCTTCGTGAAGCTGATATTTTGTATGAAATCGTCAGCCCGGAAACAGGAAAACCTGTTGACAGGGGACAGACCGGTGAGGTGGTGTTCACAACCCTGACGCGGGAAGGAATGCCCCTTGTGCGCTACCGAACAGGGGATACGGCTTCTTTTATTACTGCTCCCTGTCCCTGCAATACAATTCTCAGGCGTATGGCAAAGGTTCAGGGCCGCATGGGAAATACGGTTAAAATTGGCGGCTCTTTGCAAATCAGCCTTATGGCAATGGACGAAGCTGTTTTTGCTGTTCCGGGAGTAATGAATTATGCGGTTGAAATCAGACAGGCCAGGGGCATTGATTATTTAAAAATTATAATTCACGCACTGCCGAAAGATCAGGCTGCTGCTCTGTCAGAGGTTCGTCAGGTTATATTGGATTTACCAAAAATAAGGGCTGTTACCGCACAAGGGCTATTAAGAATTGATTTTCACGGACAAACCCCGAACAATCAGCCCCTGAACGGCGCTGCCAAACGTCAGATTATTGACCATAGAAAGGAGAATAAAGATTGA
- a CDS encoding EcoRV family type II restriction endonuclease — translation MNEKLKFESDLIEFTESLKKYVSTDDGQWTIKGFVDVFKNVYTISSDTKIVSKILEIHLFPKILKFAEDNGYKLVLADHQNYYPDISFVKANDESVKFAVDLKTTYRKPDNPNLCNGFTLGSHGKYFTNRTSTKNIQFPYSEYQGHFCLGIIYERIDGSTIDETKSYNIEELHSIVSVVKNFQFFVAEKWKIASDKGGSGNTANIGSINNISDILNQKGMFSKLGEQWFDDYWMNFRQITTKDENGKTKKISSLKDFVLYRGGNTSLIVPKRTAKRINIKKDSND, via the coding sequence ATGAACGAAAAATTAAAATTTGAATCTGACTTGATTGAATTTACAGAGTCACTGAAAAAATATGTTAGTACGGATGATGGCCAATGGACAATAAAAGGCTTTGTCGATGTATTCAAGAATGTGTACACTATTTCTTCAGATACTAAAATTGTTTCAAAAATTTTGGAAATACACCTTTTCCCCAAAATATTGAAATTTGCAGAAGACAATGGTTATAAACTGGTTCTTGCCGATCATCAAAATTACTATCCAGATATTTCATTTGTTAAAGCAAATGATGAATCGGTAAAATTTGCAGTTGACCTCAAAACAACCTACCGAAAGCCGGATAATCCAAATTTATGCAATGGGTTTACGCTTGGTTCTCATGGAAAATACTTTACAAATAGAACGAGTACCAAAAATATTCAGTTTCCTTACAGCGAATATCAGGGTCATTTCTGTTTGGGTATTATTTATGAGCGCATAGATGGCTCAACAATTGATGAAACAAAATCGTATAACATTGAAGAACTACATTCAATTGTCTCTGTTGTAAAAAATTTTCAATTTTTTGTTGCTGAAAAATGGAAAATTGCAAGCGATAAAGGCGGAAGCGGTAACACTGCCAATATTGGAAGTATTAACAATATTTCCGATATTTTGAATCAAAAAGGAATGTTCAGCAAACTTGGAGAACAATGGTTTGATGATTATTGGATGAATTTCCGCCAAATAACGACCAAAGACGAAAATGGCAAAACCAAAAAGATTTCTTCGCTGAAAGATTTCGTGCTGTATAGAGGCGGAAATACTTCTCTCATTGTTCCTAAACGAACAGCAAAAAGAATTAATATTAAGAAAGATTCAAATGACTAA
- a CDS encoding Fic family protein: protein MAILHAEFEALHPFLDGNGRLGRMCVPLFMFKAGLIQSPMFYISAFFEKHRDEYYERLLSISKENDWSRWCEFFLRAIMIQAQQNQKKASEILTLYESKKSQVIDLTHSQYAIHALDYIFMHSVFKASDFKNFKDIPAPTAKRILSIFRDNEILKILREASGRCPAVYIFRELVNAAEGKDII, encoded by the coding sequence TTGGCTATCCTCCACGCTGAATTTGAAGCCTTGCACCCATTTCTTGATGGTAACGGCAGACTGGGGCGTATGTGTGTACCTCTTTTTATGTTCAAAGCCGGATTAATACAAAGTCCTATGTTTTATATAAGTGCTTTTTTTGAAAAACATCGAGATGAATATTATGAAAGGCTGCTATCTATTTCAAAAGAAAACGATTGGTCAAGATGGTGTGAATTTTTTCTTCGGGCGATAATGATTCAGGCTCAACAAAATCAAAAGAAAGCGTCAGAGATATTAACCCTTTATGAAAGTAAAAAAAGCCAAGTCATTGATTTGACACATTCACAATATGCTATTCATGCTTTGGATTATATTTTCATGCATTCAGTTTTTAAAGCAAGTGATTTTAAAAACTTCAAAGATATACCTGCACCAACAGCAAAACGAATTCTCTCTATATTTCGAGATAATGAAATATTAAAAATATTGCGAGAAGCAAGTGGTCGGTGTCCTGCCGTATATATTTTTAGGGAATTAGTTAATGCTGCGGAAGGAAAGGATATAATTTGA
- a CDS encoding BrnT family toxin codes for MKFEWNTEKEKINIKKRGITFEQASYVFADPFALSKYDDEHSEDEDRWILMGKSLNESVLVVVHTFRNDDGAEIVRIISARKATKKEKQVYHKRCPK; via the coding sequence ATGAAATTTGAGTGGAATACAGAGAAAGAGAAAATCAACATAAAGAAACGTGGAATAACATTTGAACAGGCTTCATATGTTTTTGCGGATCCCTTTGCTTTGAGCAAATACGATGATGAACACTCGGAAGATGAAGATAGATGGATATTGATGGGAAAATCGCTGAACGAATCCGTTCTTGTTGTTGTGCATACATTCAGAAATGATGACGGCGCAGAGATTGTCAGAATAATCAGTGCCAGAAAAGCGACAAAAAAAGAGAAACAGGTATATCATAAAAGGTGTCCGAAATGA
- a CDS encoding GFA family protein → MSIKSGSCLCGEVTFEIEGDFDNFYLCHCSRCRKDTGSAHGANLFSSTAKLKWLSGVDKVTNFTLPSTQHKKSFCSICGSALPNIQLGGELLVVPAGSLDCDIHITPTAHIFISSKANWDKDLHKFPMIETLPLQA, encoded by the coding sequence ATGAGTATAAAGTCAGGATCATGCCTTTGTGGTGAGGTCACTTTCGAAATAGAAGGTGATTTTGATAATTTTTACCTTTGCCATTGTAGCCGGTGTCGAAAAGATACAGGTTCAGCTCATGGAGCCAATCTTTTTTCTTCTACTGCCAAGTTGAAATGGTTGTCAGGAGTCGATAAGGTCACAAATTTTACATTGCCTTCAACTCAACACAAGAAATCATTTTGCTCAATTTGTGGATCGGCACTTCCAAATATTCAATTGGGAGGTGAACTTCTGGTGGTTCCTGCTGGAAGCCTTGATTGTGATATCCACATCACACCTACCGCTCACATTTTTATTTCGAGCAAAGCAAATTGGGATAAAGATCTTCATAAATTTCCTATGATAGAGACTTTGCCGTTACAAGCATAA
- a CDS encoding DNA adenine methylase, translating into MPDNFSGKWIEPFMGSGVVAYNVKPERAILCDSNPHLIAFYNSIKNGKITFSFVSEFLKEEGEKLKNKGQEYYYEVRERFNNNKEPLDFLFLNRACFNGMIQFEKRNIHIDSHDLKLFLVIFKNVY; encoded by the coding sequence ATGCCAGATAACTTTTCAGGCAAATGGATAGAACCGTTTATGGGCTCAGGGGTTGTAGCTTATAACGTAAAACCTGAAAGAGCTATACTTTGCGATTCAAATCCCCATCTAATTGCATTCTATAATTCAATAAAAAATGGAAAAATAACATTTTCTTTTGTAAGTGAATTTCTCAAAGAAGAAGGTGAAAAACTTAAAAATAAAGGACAGGAATATTATTATGAAGTAAGAGAAAGGTTTAATAATAATAAAGAACCATTAGATTTTCTCTTTCTAAATCGTGCTTGTTTCAACGGAATGATTCAATTTGAAAAGAGAAATATTCATATTGACAGCCATGACCTTAAACTGTTTTTGGTTATATTCAAAAATGTTTATTGA
- a CDS encoding DVU_1551 family NTP transferase has translation MSLDNFSAVILAAGFSSRMGCFKPLLSLGSKTVIQRVISIFKENGVKDIFVVTGHRSDEVALLAKFAGAQVVDNQDFQTGMFSSVKAGVKEIRPGTAAFFVMPSDIPLVRRFTISRLMSEFEKNPGKIIHPRFSGKRGHPPLIPISLFPDIINGSGHGGLKAILDAHKSLEVCVDVPDQNILFDIDYPHDYQELLNRWQSYEIPSPEECDMILEKIHPVSDSLFRHCRRVAQAAMSIGQAIDLDINLNIKLIRAGAMLHDIAKGKKDHAQAGAVMLKEMGFHQVGEIVALHTDLSVTENSEISEAEVVYLADKFVKGEQIIPLSKRFDLAAERFKDNPDAIANIRIRRQQAMTVKKRLEVYTKQPLETIIENHTKIDLQK, from the coding sequence ATGAGCTTAGATAATTTTTCAGCCGTTATCCTGGCAGCAGGCTTTTCCTCACGCATGGGCTGCTTCAAACCCCTGCTTTCCCTTGGCAGTAAGACAGTCATACAGAGGGTAATTTCAATATTTAAGGAAAACGGGGTTAAAGACATCTTTGTGGTGACCGGCCACAGATCAGATGAGGTGGCACTGCTCGCAAAATTTGCCGGGGCACAGGTTGTTGATAACCAGGATTTCCAAACCGGGATGTTTTCTTCGGTAAAGGCAGGTGTAAAAGAAATCCGGCCTGGAACTGCCGCATTTTTTGTCATGCCTTCGGATATCCCCCTGGTCCGCCGGTTTACCATCAGCCGCCTTATGTCCGAATTTGAGAAAAATCCGGGGAAAATAATTCATCCCAGATTTTCCGGAAAACGCGGCCATCCTCCCCTTATTCCCATAAGCTTGTTTCCTGATATAATAAACGGGTCAGGGCACGGAGGATTAAAAGCCATATTAGATGCCCATAAATCCCTTGAAGTATGTGTAGATGTACCTGATCAAAATATACTTTTTGATATTGATTATCCTCATGATTACCAGGAACTTTTGAATAGATGGCAGAGTTATGAAATTCCCTCACCAGAAGAGTGCGATATGATCCTGGAAAAAATTCATCCGGTTTCAGATTCACTGTTTCGCCATTGCCGCCGGGTTGCCCAGGCTGCAATGTCCATAGGCCAGGCCATTGACCTGGATATTAACCTGAATATTAAATTGATCCGCGCCGGGGCCATGCTCCATGATATTGCCAAAGGCAAAAAAGATCATGCCCAAGCCGGAGCTGTGATGCTAAAAGAAATGGGGTTTCATCAGGTCGGGGAAATTGTGGCATTGCACACGGACTTATCTGTCACGGAAAACTCTGAAATAAGCGAAGCAGAAGTAGTTTATCTGGCAGACAAATTTGTCAAGGGAGAACAGATTATTCCGCTCTCAAAGCGTTTTGATCTGGCAGCAGAACGTTTCAAAGACAATCCCGATGCCATTGCCAATATCCGCATCCGCCGTCAACAGGCAATGACAGTAAAAAAACGCCTGGAAGTATATACAAAACAGCCCCTGGAAACCATTATCGAAAATCACACTAAAATAGACCTTCAGAAATGA